From one Nocardioides sp. Kera G14 genomic stretch:
- a CDS encoding DUF1810 domain-containing protein, translating into MSEDVYQLERFVEAQANGVYERALEELRAGQKTTHWMWFVFPQVDGLGSSPTAKKFAIRSLAEARAYLDHPVLGPRLIQAADAVLSHPERSAHEIMGSPDDMKLRSSMTLFAVAAPSEAAFQRVLNTFFAGERDDRTVQLLGE; encoded by the coding sequence ATGAGTGAGGACGTCTACCAACTGGAGCGCTTCGTCGAGGCGCAGGCGAACGGTGTCTACGAGCGTGCCTTGGAGGAGCTGCGCGCTGGACAGAAGACGACCCACTGGATGTGGTTCGTCTTTCCCCAGGTCGACGGGCTGGGGTCGTCGCCGACTGCGAAGAAGTTTGCGATCCGATCGCTCGCGGAGGCACGCGCGTACCTGGACCACCCGGTGCTCGGACCGCGTCTGATCCAAGCTGCGGACGCGGTCCTCTCCCATCCCGAGCGGAGCGCCCACGAGATCATGGGCTCGCCCGACGACATGAAGCTGCGGTCCTCGATGACGCTCTTCGCTGTCGCCGCTCCGTCAGAGGCAGCGTTCCAGCGCGTGCTCAACACCTTCTTCGCCGGCGAACGCGACGATCGGACCGTCCAACTGCTGGGCGAGTGA
- the kstD gene encoding 3-oxosteroid 1-dehydrogenase, which translates to MESTYDVIVVGAGGAGMTAALAAKTKHGLETVVIEKSSYFGGSTSRSGGGVWIPGNYALKAAGQVEPGDADAAKLYLESIVGDVVPRERRDTYVDRGPEVLEFLRAATPVRLKWVPDYADYHPEAPGGRLKGRSVEPVPTDARIIGDELKRLHPPYAKAPANMVVTQADFRKMATGFRTIKGPLTMVRVGLRKVISTLLGRRLFGMGAALAISLRKGLMDAQVPVLYEHELTDLIVEGGRVVGIRVSTPDGPKELRARKGVILGSGGFEHNQELRDKWQPAPQNVDWSTGAPSNTGAGILAGIAAGAATDLLDEAWWGPTIMLPGRSWFLLSERNLPGSFIVNAEGRRFMNEALPYVEAVHEIQKGQASGVEHVPSWMIFDQTYRSRYIFAGLSGQQPIPGRWFKEEFVVKSESIEGLAERIGVPAENLAATVERFNGFARTGDDEDFHRGVSGYDHYYSDPTVKPNCSLAPLDKAPFYAVKILPGDLGTKGGLVTDAHARVLRPDGSVIEGLWAAGNVSSAVMGRTYAGPGATIGPAMVFGYLAAEDLASA; encoded by the coding sequence GTGGAATCCACCTACGACGTGATCGTCGTCGGCGCCGGCGGTGCCGGCATGACGGCCGCCCTCGCCGCGAAGACCAAGCACGGCCTCGAGACCGTGGTGATCGAGAAGTCGTCGTACTTCGGCGGCTCCACCTCCCGCTCCGGCGGCGGCGTGTGGATCCCCGGGAACTACGCGCTCAAGGCCGCCGGCCAGGTCGAGCCGGGCGACGCCGACGCGGCCAAGCTCTACCTCGAGTCGATCGTCGGCGACGTCGTGCCGAGAGAGCGCCGCGACACCTACGTCGACCGCGGCCCCGAGGTGCTCGAATTCCTCCGAGCGGCGACACCGGTCCGGTTGAAGTGGGTCCCCGACTACGCCGACTATCACCCCGAGGCACCCGGCGGACGGCTCAAGGGCCGCTCCGTGGAGCCCGTCCCCACCGACGCGCGGATCATCGGCGACGAACTGAAGCGGCTCCACCCGCCGTACGCCAAGGCCCCGGCGAACATGGTCGTCACCCAGGCGGACTTCCGGAAGATGGCGACCGGCTTCCGCACGATCAAGGGCCCGCTCACGATGGTCCGGGTCGGCCTCCGGAAGGTCATCTCCACGCTGCTCGGCCGGAGGCTCTTCGGGATGGGGGCCGCGCTGGCGATCAGCCTGCGCAAGGGCCTGATGGACGCCCAGGTCCCCGTCCTCTACGAGCACGAGCTCACCGACCTGATCGTCGAGGGCGGCCGCGTCGTCGGCATCCGGGTCAGCACGCCCGACGGCCCGAAGGAGCTCCGCGCACGCAAGGGCGTGATCCTCGGCAGCGGCGGCTTCGAGCACAACCAGGAGCTGCGCGACAAGTGGCAGCCGGCCCCGCAGAACGTCGACTGGTCGACCGGCGCACCGTCGAACACCGGCGCGGGCATCCTCGCCGGCATCGCCGCCGGTGCCGCCACCGACCTGCTCGACGAGGCCTGGTGGGGACCCACGATCATGCTGCCCGGGCGCTCGTGGTTCCTGCTCTCGGAGCGCAACCTGCCCGGTTCGTTCATCGTCAACGCCGAGGGCCGCCGCTTCATGAACGAGGCACTCCCCTACGTCGAGGCGGTCCACGAGATCCAGAAGGGCCAGGCCAGCGGGGTCGAGCACGTGCCCAGCTGGATGATCTTCGACCAGACCTACCGCAGCCGCTACATCTTCGCCGGCCTCTCCGGCCAGCAGCCCATCCCCGGCCGTTGGTTCAAGGAGGAGTTCGTCGTGAAGTCGGAATCGATCGAGGGCCTGGCGGAGAGGATCGGTGTCCCGGCGGAGAACCTCGCCGCGACCGTCGAGCGGTTCAACGGCTTCGCCCGGACCGGCGACGACGAGGACTTCCATCGCGGTGTCTCGGGCTACGACCACTACTACTCCGACCCGACGGTCAAGCCGAACTGCTCGCTCGCGCCGCTGGACAAGGCACCCTTCTACGCCGTGAAGATCCTGCCCGGCGACCTCGGCACCAAGGGCGGTCTCGTCACCGATGCCCACGCGCGGGTGCTGCGACCCGACGGGTCGGTGATCGAGGGCCTCTGGGCCGCCGGCAACGTCTCGTCGGCGGTGATGGGACGGACGTACGCCGGCCCCGGAGCGACCATCGGCCCGGCCATGGTCTTCGGGTACCTCGCTGCAGAAGACCTTGCGAGCGCCTGA
- a CDS encoding FAD-binding protein, producing the protein MSTEIPEVIDAATVPGWPASVESVDVLVVGFGIAGGSAALEAARAGARVVLLERAATPGGTTAMAGGHFYLGGGTAVQQACGIEDSAEEMEKYLLAIAADGLPTGTDVDPETAAKIHAYCTDSVEHFDWVESLGITFERSFFPGKAVIQPGTEGVMFTGNEKVYPFRDVAKPAPRGHKVPKPGDTGGAVMVIEALADQLEQTNAEIRYETGASNLVVEDGRVVGVAWRRFDERGYLRARSVIITAGGFVGNAEMVAEHVPLLGSGKLFPLASTYDDGLGLRLGKSVGAEWRGMDKGFQTAPFYPPSILMTGIIVNKRGRRFAPEDSYHSRMSAFVLEQDDSEAYLIVDSEHIEMPSMPLTPFLDGYDTVEEMADGIGVPFDALEQTLNDYNKHAAAGEDPEFHKYHDWIAPQDKAPWGVIDLRLGKAMYAGFTMGGMRVDLDGRVQRADGSVIEGLYAGGACAVNIAQDAKGYCSGMQLGEGSYFGRRAGKHAAGAR; encoded by the coding sequence ATGAGTACTGAGATTCCAGAGGTGATCGACGCCGCCACCGTTCCCGGCTGGCCGGCCAGTGTCGAGAGCGTCGACGTCCTCGTGGTCGGCTTCGGCATCGCCGGTGGCAGCGCTGCCCTCGAGGCGGCCCGCGCGGGTGCACGCGTCGTGCTGCTCGAGCGCGCCGCGACACCGGGCGGCACGACGGCGATGGCGGGCGGCCACTTCTACCTCGGCGGCGGCACCGCCGTGCAGCAGGCGTGCGGGATCGAGGACTCGGCCGAGGAGATGGAGAAGTACCTCCTCGCCATCGCTGCCGACGGCCTGCCCACCGGGACCGACGTGGACCCCGAGACCGCGGCGAAGATCCACGCCTACTGCACCGACTCCGTCGAGCACTTCGACTGGGTGGAGTCGCTGGGCATCACCTTCGAGCGCAGCTTCTTCCCCGGCAAGGCCGTCATCCAGCCCGGCACCGAGGGCGTCATGTTCACCGGCAACGAGAAGGTGTACCCCTTCCGCGACGTCGCCAAGCCGGCCCCGCGCGGACACAAGGTGCCCAAGCCCGGCGATACCGGCGGCGCCGTCATGGTGATCGAGGCACTCGCCGACCAGTTGGAGCAGACGAACGCCGAGATCCGCTACGAGACGGGTGCCTCGAACCTCGTCGTGGAGGACGGCCGCGTCGTCGGCGTCGCGTGGCGTCGGTTCGACGAGCGCGGTTACCTCCGCGCCCGGTCGGTGATCATCACGGCCGGCGGTTTCGTCGGCAACGCGGAGATGGTCGCCGAGCACGTCCCGCTGCTGGGCTCCGGGAAGCTCTTCCCGCTCGCGTCGACGTACGACGACGGCCTGGGCCTGCGGCTCGGGAAGTCGGTCGGCGCGGAGTGGCGCGGGATGGACAAGGGGTTCCAGACGGCGCCGTTCTACCCGCCGTCGATCCTGATGACCGGGATCATCGTCAACAAGCGCGGGCGGCGCTTCGCACCCGAGGACTCCTACCACTCCCGGATGTCGGCCTTCGTGCTCGAACAGGACGATTCCGAGGCCTACCTGATCGTGGACTCCGAGCACATCGAGATGCCGTCGATGCCGCTCACCCCGTTCCTCGACGGGTACGACACCGTCGAGGAGATGGCCGACGGGATCGGCGTCCCGTTCGATGCGCTCGAGCAGACGCTCAACGACTACAACAAGCACGCGGCGGCCGGCGAGGACCCCGAGTTTCACAAGTACCACGACTGGATCGCCCCGCAGGACAAGGCGCCGTGGGGTGTCATCGACCTGCGCCTCGGCAAGGCCATGTACGCCGGGTTCACCATGGGCGGCATGCGCGTCGACCTCGACGGACGGGTGCAGCGTGCTGACGGCTCGGTGATCGAGGGCCTGTACGCCGGCGGCGCCTGTGCCGTGAACATCGCCCAGGACGCCAAGGGGTACTGCTCGGGCATGCAGCTCGGCGAGGGTAGCTACTTCGGCCGCCGCGCCGGCAAGCACGCCGCCGGCGCACGCTGA
- a CDS encoding MaoC family dehydratase, whose product MKTLEVGDVLPEWSLPITPTLVVSTALATRDFQDVHHDRDRAVGAGSKDIFVNILTSTALCERFVTEWVGADVQIKGIAIRLGAPAYPYDTLTFSGSVESIEDGVATIAVTGAVSLGSHVTGAVKVAIA is encoded by the coding sequence GTGAAGACACTGGAGGTGGGCGACGTCCTGCCCGAGTGGTCGCTGCCGATCACTCCCACCTTGGTCGTGTCGACCGCGCTCGCGACGCGGGACTTCCAGGACGTGCACCACGACCGCGACCGTGCGGTGGGGGCCGGCTCGAAGGACATCTTCGTCAACATCCTCACCTCGACCGCGCTGTGTGAGCGGTTCGTGACCGAGTGGGTCGGGGCCGACGTACAGATCAAGGGCATCGCCATCCGTCTCGGAGCACCGGCGTATCCCTATGACACGTTGACGTTCTCCGGCTCCGTCGAGTCGATCGAGGACGGCGTCGCGACGATCGCCGTCACGGGTGCCGTCTCGCTCGGCTCGCATGTGACCGGTGCTGTGAAGGTGGCGATCGCATGA
- the arfB gene encoding alternative ribosome rescue aminoacyl-tRNA hydrolase ArfB has protein sequence MNQPGRDLQIPAGPGLPNGATIAAAELVERFSRSPGPGGQSVNTTDTRVELLFAPETSVAFTPAQRSRILRNLAGSLSQGQISIVASEHRSQLRNRVAARERLIDVLRKAVAPPPPPRRPTRPSRASQRRRVEAKKLAGRTKALRGRVRDE, from the coding sequence ATGAACCAACCGGGTCGAGATCTCCAGATCCCCGCAGGACCCGGGCTTCCGAACGGCGCCACGATCGCGGCGGCCGAGCTCGTCGAGCGGTTCTCCCGCTCCCCCGGCCCCGGCGGCCAGTCGGTCAACACCACGGACACGCGCGTCGAGCTGCTCTTCGCGCCAGAGACGAGCGTGGCGTTCACGCCTGCCCAGCGCTCCCGCATCCTCCGTAACCTGGCCGGCTCGCTGAGCCAGGGGCAGATCTCGATCGTGGCTTCCGAACACCGATCCCAGCTCCGCAACCGTGTCGCTGCCCGTGAGCGCCTCATCGACGTCCTGCGCAAGGCAGTCGCCCCACCCCCGCCGCCGCGGCGCCCGACCAGGCCGAGCCGCGCCTCCCAGCGGCGTCGTGTCGAGGCTAAGAAGCTCGCCGGCCGCACGAAGGCCCTCCGCGGTCGCGTCCGCGACGAGTAG
- a CDS encoding MaoC/PaaZ C-terminal domain-containing protein — protein MPIDAEKARGAQLPDQPLAWGPDDVMLYHLGIGAGQRPSDLTDAAALRYTLDYPDADNLQVLPSFGIVAPMLASTEPPTLDLPGCDIDLAQVLHGSQAIRVRRPLPPRGTGVLRTRISEVWDKGKAAVIVQEATAVSETGEEMWTATSSIFVRGEGGWGGERGPSTAVPVPERAPDRVVDFATSPAQALLYRLSGDRNPLHADPGFAAGAGFPAPILHGLCSWGIVLREVTDALLDSDASRVAGYSARFAGVVFPGETIRIQMWDDTDRVVVRAAIAAPATPERDGSPVLADCEVQKAES, from the coding sequence ATGCCGATCGACGCAGAGAAGGCCCGCGGCGCCCAACTCCCCGACCAGCCGCTGGCGTGGGGCCCCGACGACGTGATGCTCTACCACCTCGGGATCGGGGCCGGACAGCGTCCGTCCGATCTCACCGACGCGGCGGCGCTGCGTTACACGCTCGACTACCCGGACGCCGACAACCTCCAGGTGCTGCCCTCCTTCGGGATCGTCGCACCGATGCTGGCCTCGACCGAGCCGCCGACGCTGGACCTCCCCGGCTGCGACATCGACCTGGCCCAGGTGCTGCACGGCTCCCAGGCGATCCGCGTGCGCCGACCCCTCCCTCCCCGCGGCACCGGAGTGCTTCGCACCCGGATCAGCGAGGTGTGGGACAAGGGCAAGGCCGCCGTCATCGTGCAGGAGGCCACGGCGGTCTCCGAGACGGGCGAGGAGATGTGGACCGCCACCTCGTCGATCTTCGTCCGCGGCGAGGGTGGTTGGGGCGGCGAGCGCGGCCCCTCGACCGCCGTGCCGGTGCCCGAGCGCGCACCTGATCGCGTGGTCGACTTCGCGACCTCCCCCGCGCAGGCCCTGCTCTACCGCCTCTCCGGTGACCGCAATCCGCTGCACGCCGATCCCGGATTCGCAGCGGGGGCTGGCTTCCCGGCGCCGATCCTGCACGGCCTCTGCTCCTGGGGCATCGTGCTGCGCGAGGTCACCGACGCACTGCTCGACTCCGACGCCTCGCGCGTCGCGGGATACTCGGCGCGCTTCGCCGGCGTCGTGTTCCCGGGTGAGACCATCCGGATCCAGATGTGGGACGACACGGACCGTGTCGTCGTACGCGCGGCCATCGCGGCCCCCGCGACACCGGAGCGGGACGGCTCGCCCGTCCTGGCCGACTGCGAAGTCCAGAAAGCTGAGTCATGA
- a CDS encoding HNH endonuclease signature motif containing protein codes for MVCQAEGCDKPASWAEVHHLDPWSKGGKTDLNRMALLCRPDHRRIHSADYLHERLPDGTIRFSRRT; via the coding sequence TTGGTCTGTCAGGCCGAAGGCTGCGACAAGCCCGCCTCCTGGGCCGAGGTCCACCACCTCGACCCCTGGTCGAAGGGCGGCAAGACGGACCTCAATCGGATGGCCCTGCTCTGCCGCCCCGACCACAGGCGCATCCACTCAGCCGACTACCTGCACGAGCGCCTCCCCGACGGAACAATTCGGTTCAGTCGGCGGACCTGA
- a CDS encoding cupin domain-containing protein, with amino-acid sequence MTIKDIGPDPQSFDIETETLDNTTYRTVAWSGKYLQVTLMSIPPGDDIGLEAHPETDQFLRIDGGKGRVQMGPAKEDLSFEKEVEDGWAIMVPAGTWHNVTNIGDEPLQLYTVYAPVHHAPGLVQATAEDAEKDEESGKDEPPAWSVQPDETPEDKHA; translated from the coding sequence ATGACGATCAAGGACATCGGCCCTGACCCGCAGAGCTTCGACATCGAGACGGAGACGCTCGACAACACGACCTACCGCACTGTCGCCTGGTCCGGGAAGTACCTCCAGGTCACCCTGATGTCGATCCCTCCGGGAGACGACATCGGCCTCGAAGCGCACCCGGAGACCGACCAGTTCCTGCGCATCGACGGCGGCAAGGGCCGCGTGCAGATGGGGCCTGCCAAGGAAGACCTCTCCTTCGAGAAGGAGGTCGAGGACGGCTGGGCGATCATGGTGCCCGCCGGCACGTGGCACAACGTCACCAACATCGGCGACGAGCCGCTGCAGCTCTACACCGTCTACGCGCCCGTCCACCACGCTCCCGGCCTCGTCCAGGCCACCGCCGAGGACGCCGAGAAGGACGAGGAGTCCGGCAAGGACGAGCCGCCGGCGTGGTCGGTCCAGCCCGACGAGACTCCGGAGGACAAGCACGCCTGA
- a CDS encoding lipid-transfer protein, with the protein MSRTLSGKAAIAGIGATEFSKESGRSELQLSVEAVRAALSDAGLSVGDVDGLVTFTMDNSSEIAVARELGIPHLSFFSRINYGGGAACATIQQAAMAVATGVADVVVAYRGFNERSGQRFGQVQSWAATQVNTNGLDNAWTYPFGLSTPAATVAMQARRYMHDFGATSEDFGRVAVADRRHAASNPAAFFYGKPITLEEHQASRWIAEPLHLLDCCQESDGAVALVVTTPERARDLPHVPALIVGAAQGSGADQFVMTSYYRDDIGIPEMAVVGRSLWSQSGLVPDDVATAVLYDHFTPYVLMQLEELGFCARGEAPSFIADGAIEIGGRLPINTHGGQLGEAYIHGMNGIAEAVRQVRGTSVNQVVAAASGSPVLVTAGTGVPTSGLILSA; encoded by the coding sequence ATGAGCAGGACCCTCAGCGGCAAGGCCGCGATCGCCGGCATCGGGGCGACGGAGTTCTCCAAGGAGTCGGGGCGCTCCGAGCTCCAACTCTCGGTCGAGGCCGTGCGCGCAGCGCTCTCCGACGCGGGACTCTCGGTCGGCGACGTCGACGGGCTCGTCACGTTCACGATGGACAACTCCTCGGAGATCGCGGTGGCCCGTGAGCTCGGCATCCCTCACTTGAGCTTCTTCAGCCGGATCAACTACGGCGGCGGCGCTGCCTGCGCCACGATCCAGCAGGCCGCCATGGCGGTCGCGACCGGTGTCGCCGACGTGGTCGTCGCCTATCGCGGCTTCAACGAGCGCTCGGGCCAGCGCTTCGGCCAGGTCCAGTCGTGGGCCGCGACGCAGGTCAACACCAACGGGCTCGACAACGCCTGGACCTACCCCTTCGGGCTGAGTACGCCGGCCGCCACCGTCGCGATGCAGGCGCGGCGCTACATGCACGACTTCGGTGCGACCTCTGAGGACTTCGGACGCGTGGCGGTGGCCGATCGGCGCCACGCGGCGTCCAACCCCGCGGCCTTCTTCTACGGGAAGCCGATCACGCTCGAGGAGCACCAGGCCTCGCGCTGGATCGCGGAGCCGCTGCACCTCCTCGACTGCTGCCAGGAGTCGGACGGGGCCGTGGCTCTCGTGGTCACGACGCCCGAGCGCGCTCGCGACCTGCCGCACGTGCCCGCCCTCATCGTCGGTGCGGCGCAGGGATCGGGAGCCGACCAGTTCGTGATGACGTCGTACTACCGCGACGACATCGGGATCCCCGAGATGGCCGTCGTCGGTCGATCGCTCTGGTCGCAGTCCGGGCTCGTCCCTGACGATGTCGCGACCGCTGTGCTCTATGACCACTTCACGCCGTACGTGCTGATGCAGCTCGAGGAGCTCGGGTTCTGTGCGCGGGGTGAGGCACCGTCGTTCATCGCGGACGGGGCGATCGAGATCGGCGGCCGCCTCCCGATTAATACCCACGGCGGCCAGCTCGGCGAGGCCTACATCCACGGCATGAACGGCATCGCTGAAGCGGTCCGCCAGGTCCGCGGTACGTCGGTCAACCAAGTCGTCGCCGCTGCGTCCGGCTCGCCTGTGCTGGTCACCGCGGGGACTGGGGTCCCGACCTCGGGGCTGATCCTCTCGGCGTAG
- a CDS encoding nitronate monooxygenase: MTLFDVELPLVAAPMAGGGTTSELVRAVMGAGAFAFVPAGYLSADEFDIRLKEAQVEGHQPGVNLFVPRRARLAPAAFDSYRQVITPEAEALGVELDTEPHWDADDWHAKLGLLLSNPVPWVSFTFGLPTDAEIASLHDVGTRLVATVTTVPEAKLAARTGMDALIVQGPEAGGHSATFDPLREIEDVDLVDLIGKVRAAVDLPIAAAGGVDGPDRVAELIEAGAETVTVGTLLLRSDESGASATHREALTDPRFQHTVLTRAFTGRPARALFNGFIDRHDWQAPTGYPEIHHLTRRIRAAAAEKGDADRLHLWAGTGFRAAQAKPAAEIIQELSAGVR; the protein is encoded by the coding sequence GTGACGCTGTTCGACGTTGAACTCCCGTTGGTTGCTGCCCCGATGGCAGGGGGAGGGACGACGTCGGAGCTGGTGCGGGCGGTCATGGGCGCCGGTGCCTTCGCGTTCGTCCCGGCGGGCTATCTGAGCGCCGACGAGTTCGACATCCGCCTGAAGGAGGCGCAGGTCGAGGGCCACCAGCCGGGCGTGAACCTCTTCGTGCCACGGCGTGCCCGGTTGGCGCCGGCGGCCTTCGATTCCTATCGGCAGGTGATCACCCCCGAGGCCGAGGCGCTCGGCGTCGAGCTCGACACCGAACCCCACTGGGACGCCGACGACTGGCACGCCAAGCTCGGTCTCCTCCTGAGCAACCCGGTGCCGTGGGTGTCGTTCACCTTCGGTCTCCCGACCGACGCGGAGATCGCCTCGCTCCATGACGTCGGCACCCGACTGGTGGCGACCGTGACCACCGTGCCGGAGGCCAAGCTCGCCGCGCGCACCGGCATGGACGCCCTCATCGTCCAGGGTCCCGAGGCGGGCGGACACAGCGCGACGTTCGACCCGCTCCGCGAGATCGAGGACGTGGACCTCGTCGACCTGATCGGCAAGGTGCGCGCTGCGGTCGACCTGCCGATCGCGGCCGCCGGGGGTGTGGACGGGCCCGATCGAGTGGCGGAGCTCATTGAGGCGGGCGCAGAGACGGTCACCGTCGGCACGCTGCTGCTCCGCTCCGACGAGTCCGGCGCCTCAGCGACGCACCGCGAGGCGCTCACCGACCCGCGTTTCCAGCACACCGTCCTGACCCGCGCCTTCACGGGACGGCCCGCCCGCGCCCTCTTCAACGGCTTCATCGACCGTCACGACTGGCAGGCCCCGACGGGCTACCCCGAGATCCACCACCTGACGCGCAGGATCCGCGCCGCCGCAGCTGAGAAGGGCGACGCCGATCGCCTCCACCTCTGGGCCGGCACCGGCTTCCGCGCCGCCCAGGCCAAGCCCGCGGCGGAGATCATCCAAGAGTTGTCGGCCGGAGTGCGCTGA
- the hsaA gene encoding 3-hydroxy-9,10-secoandrosta-1,3,5(10)-triene-9,17-dione monooxygenase oxygenase subunit, translating to MTETSTVLDGVRDLLPAFRERADETERLRAVPDSSVKELEETGFFSLLQPKRYGGLEADPVDFYTAVRAIASACGSTGWISSVLGVHPWQIALFDDAAQEAVWGNDPTTRASSSYAPTGKAVLADGGFTLSGRWSFSSGCAHAQWVLLGGLVYNAEGQVVDFRTFLLPRDQYEIVDVWNVVGLSGTGSNDIVVSETFVPEAFTLSMGDTGRCYGPGQAVNDSDLYKLPFHSLFTTTISTPIIGMATGAYAEHVEMQQKRVRASYIGEKASLDPFAAVRIARASSEIDAAWALLISNIREEQALVAKGEKIPIPLRLKVRRDQVLGTQRAIDAIDALFEASGGRALATGTYLQRAWRDAHAGRVHAANDPERALQMFGASEFGHKVDPGMY from the coding sequence ATGACGGAGACATCAACGGTCCTCGACGGCGTGCGTGACCTGCTTCCAGCCTTCCGGGAGCGCGCCGACGAGACGGAGCGGCTACGGGCGGTGCCCGACTCGTCGGTCAAGGAGCTCGAGGAGACCGGCTTCTTCTCGCTGTTGCAGCCGAAGCGCTACGGCGGGCTCGAGGCCGACCCCGTGGACTTCTACACCGCGGTCCGTGCGATCGCGAGTGCGTGCGGGTCGACCGGGTGGATCTCGTCGGTGCTCGGCGTGCATCCGTGGCAGATCGCGCTCTTCGACGATGCGGCCCAGGAGGCGGTGTGGGGCAATGACCCGACGACGCGGGCCTCGTCGTCGTACGCCCCGACCGGGAAGGCCGTGCTGGCGGACGGTGGCTTCACGCTCTCCGGCCGCTGGTCCTTCTCCTCGGGGTGCGCGCATGCCCAGTGGGTGCTGCTCGGCGGGCTCGTCTACAACGCCGAGGGCCAGGTGGTCGACTTCCGCACCTTCCTGCTGCCGCGCGACCAGTACGAGATCGTCGACGTCTGGAACGTCGTCGGCCTCTCGGGCACCGGCTCCAACGACATCGTGGTCTCCGAGACGTTCGTGCCCGAGGCGTTCACGCTGTCGATGGGGGACACCGGTCGCTGCTACGGCCCGGGTCAGGCGGTCAACGACAGTGACCTCTACAAGCTGCCCTTCCACTCGCTCTTCACGACGACGATCTCGACGCCCATCATCGGCATGGCGACCGGCGCCTACGCCGAGCACGTCGAGATGCAGCAGAAGCGCGTGCGTGCCTCCTACATCGGCGAGAAGGCCTCACTCGACCCCTTCGCCGCCGTACGGATCGCCCGTGCCTCCTCGGAGATCGACGCCGCCTGGGCCCTGCTGATCTCCAACATCCGCGAGGAGCAGGCGCTGGTGGCGAAGGGGGAGAAGATCCCGATCCCGCTGCGGCTCAAGGTGCGGCGCGACCAGGTGCTCGGCACCCAGCGGGCGATCGACGCGATCGATGCGCTCTTCGAGGCCTCCGGTGGCCGCGCTCTCGCCACAGGGACCTATCTCCAGCGGGCCTGGCGTGACGCTCACGCCGGTCGGGT
- a CDS encoding alpha/beta fold hydrolase, translated as MFDGFSLERVELDDVTLRVRHGGAGTPVVLLHGHPRTHTTWHAVAPLLSADHVVVCPDLRGYGQSTVPPDAPDHAQSSKRAMAADVTALMSLLGHDRFAVVGHDRGALVAFRTAMDHPERVTHLVVMDGLPVIEHLERTDARFAQAWWHWWFLGQVDKPAERVINADPDAWYRTPPPEVMGAGNHADVWAALRDPHVVHAMCEDYRAGLGIDRDHDEADRDAGRRIACPTLLLESAQDDLDIQGDPAAIWAPWLEQPITHRVIDSGHHQAEEAPEQVADALREFLAEA; from the coding sequence ATGTTCGACGGTTTCTCCCTCGAGCGTGTGGAGCTCGATGACGTGACCCTGCGGGTGCGGCATGGCGGGGCGGGCACTCCGGTGGTGCTGTTGCATGGGCACCCACGCACCCACACCACGTGGCATGCGGTCGCACCGCTGCTGAGCGCGGATCACGTGGTCGTCTGCCCCGACCTTCGCGGCTACGGACAGTCGACCGTGCCGCCCGATGCGCCTGACCATGCGCAGTCCAGCAAACGCGCCATGGCGGCCGATGTCACCGCTCTGATGTCCCTACTGGGACATGACCGTTTCGCTGTCGTCGGCCACGACCGAGGCGCCCTCGTTGCGTTCCGCACAGCGATGGACCATCCCGAACGGGTGACTCACCTCGTCGTCATGGACGGACTGCCCGTCATCGAGCACCTCGAGCGGACCGACGCCCGGTTCGCGCAGGCGTGGTGGCACTGGTGGTTCCTCGGCCAGGTCGACAAGCCCGCCGAACGTGTCATCAACGCCGACCCCGATGCTTGGTACCGAACACCACCGCCCGAGGTCATGGGCGCCGGCAACCACGCCGACGTCTGGGCGGCCCTCCGCGACCCTCACGTCGTTCACGCCATGTGCGAGGACTATCGCGCCGGCCTGGGGATCGACCGGGACCACGATGAGGCCGACCGCGACGCAGGACGCCGGATCGCCTGCCCGACGCTGCTGCTCGAGTCGGCGCAGGACGACCTGGACATCCAGGGTGACCCCGCCGCGATCTGGGCGCCATGGCTCGAGCAGCCGATCACCCATCGTGTGATCGACTCGGGCCACCACCAGGCGGAGGAGGCACCCGAGCAGGTGGCCGATGCGCTGAGGGAGTTCCTGGCCGAGGCCTGA